A genomic window from Flavobacterium phycosphaerae includes:
- the thiL gene encoding thiamine-phosphate kinase yields MLEDKTPQRTSLSQLGEFGLIDHLTKNFDVKQPSTIKSIGDDAAVLDFAAKKAVVSTDLLIEGVHFDLSYMPLRHLGYKAVVVNVSDICAMNAKPTQITVSVAVSNRFPLEALEELFDGIALAAKFYNVDVIGGDTTSSQKGLIISITAIGEANAEDIVYRNGAKEGDLLVVTGDLGSAYMGLQILEREKQVFQVNPNNQPDLDAYTYLIERQLKPEARHDIRDLLEKLEVKPTAMIDISDGLSSEIIHICKQSKVGCNLYEEKIPVDPQFINVCEEFNIDSTTVAINGGEDYELLFTIALEDFDKIKANPNFTVIGHLTKESEGIHLITRANTKIPLKARGWDAMEA; encoded by the coding sequence ATGTTAGAAGATAAAACGCCGCAGCGCACCTCACTTTCCCAACTTGGCGAATTTGGTTTGATTGATCATTTGACCAAAAACTTTGATGTTAAACAGCCTTCTACTATAAAAAGTATTGGCGATGACGCCGCTGTCTTGGATTTTGCAGCTAAAAAAGCAGTAGTTTCAACCGATTTATTGATTGAAGGCGTGCATTTTGATTTATCGTATATGCCGTTGCGTCATTTGGGTTATAAAGCCGTTGTGGTGAATGTTTCCGACATCTGTGCTATGAATGCTAAACCCACTCAGATAACGGTTTCTGTAGCGGTTTCTAATCGTTTTCCGTTGGAAGCTTTGGAAGAACTATTTGATGGTATTGCTTTGGCGGCAAAATTCTATAACGTTGATGTTATTGGAGGTGATACTACTTCGTCGCAAAAAGGATTGATTATTTCAATCACAGCGATTGGCGAAGCAAATGCAGAAGATATTGTTTATAGAAATGGTGCCAAAGAGGGTGACTTATTAGTGGTTACCGGAGATTTAGGTTCGGCTTATATGGGTTTACAAATTTTAGAAAGAGAGAAACAAGTCTTTCAGGTTAATCCGAACAACCAACCTGATTTAGATGCTTATACTTATCTAATTGAGCGTCAGTTAAAGCCTGAAGCAAGACATGATATTAGAGATTTATTGGAAAAACTAGAAGTAAAACCCACTGCTATGATTGATATTTCGGACGGGTTGTCTTCGGAGATTATTCATATTTGCAAGCAGAGTAAAGTAGGTTGTAATTTATACGAAGAAAAAATTCCGGTAGATCCTCAGTTTATTAATGTATGTGAGGAATTTAATATTGATTCTACTACAGTTGCTATTAATGGTGGTGAGGATTATGAGTTGTTGTTTACCATAGCTTTAGAAGATTTTGATAAAATTAAAGCTAATCCAAATTTCACAGTAATTGGTCATTTGACAAAAGAAAGTGAAGGCATTCATTTGATTACAAGAGCTAATACTAAAATTCCACTAAAAGCCCGTGGTTGGGATGCTATGGAAGCATAA